One window from the genome of Phormidium ambiguum IAM M-71 encodes:
- a CDS encoding NUDIX domain-containing protein encodes MEPEEMLSSSEQYWKLRDCAKRSAKGDRFLEIRSRWFTLFGEHLEDSQGQQLEYWRIEKADSVIILPIHDRRILLPPPSYRPGVSEMTLDFPGGRVPEGQTPQEAIPKILQRELGIEVSDIAQLTPLNSQGWAVNSSFSNQKLFGFVANLREDLNVPPEFVTNTYPTTSEGVQDLLKELICLQCRVVLLEWWNSAVRSLQ; translated from the coding sequence ATGGAACCAGAAGAAATGTTATCTTCGTCAGAACAGTACTGGAAGTTGCGCGATTGCGCGAAGCGCAGCGCCAAAGGCGATCGCTTTTTGGAAATCCGTTCCCGCTGGTTTACATTATTTGGGGAACATTTAGAAGATTCTCAAGGACAGCAATTAGAATATTGGCGAATTGAAAAAGCCGACTCAGTAATTATTCTCCCCATTCACGATCGTCGAATTCTTTTACCACCTCCAAGTTATCGCCCTGGAGTCAGTGAAATGACTTTAGATTTTCCTGGTGGTAGAGTACCAGAAGGACAAACTCCCCAAGAAGCAATACCCAAAATCTTGCAACGAGAATTAGGCATTGAAGTATCAGATATAGCTCAATTAACGCCCTTAAATTCTCAAGGATGGGCAGTCAACAGTTCCTTTTCTAATCAAAAACTTTTCGGTTTTGTAGCTAATCTGCGAGAAGATCTAAATGTACCACCTGAATTTGTTACTAACACTTATCCAACAACTTCAGAGGGCGTTCAAGATTTACTGAAAGAACTAATTTGTTTACAGTGTCGTGTCGTACTTTTGGAATGGTGGAATAGTGCGGTGCGATCGCTCCAGTAA
- a CDS encoding type II toxin-antitoxin system VapC family toxin: MLLDSNIIIYAAQAEHPQIRDFISEHDIAVSALSYVEVLGYHQLTEESRLYFEEFFRIVEVFPISQAVLDRAVALRQTRRMTLGDAIIAATALVYDMALVTRNIEDFQWIGELTLVNPFDAEET; encoded by the coding sequence ATGTTACTTGATAGCAATATTATTATCTATGCTGCCCAGGCAGAACACCCACAGATTCGGGACTTTATCAGTGAACATGACATAGCAGTTTCAGCATTGAGTTATGTTGAAGTGCTGGGCTACCATCAGCTAACAGAAGAGTCTCGTTTATACTTTGAGGAATTCTTTCGCATTGTCGAGGTTTTCCCTATTTCACAAGCTGTACTCGATCGAGCAGTGGCACTGCGACAGACGAGGAGAATGACTCTTGGCGATGCTATTATTGCAGCCACAGCTTTGGTCTATGATATGGCTTTGGTGACAAGAAATATAGAAGATTTTCAGTGGATTGGGGAACTCACATTAGTTAATCCATTTGATGCTGAAGAAACTTGA
- a CDS encoding type II toxin-antitoxin system Phd/YefM family antitoxin, with the protein MTTEQKTLDISQTEMSLQELAHLIDEGKEILLINDRKPLARIVPIIEHNTPRIAGLHPGAISTSNDFDEPLSEEFWIAGA; encoded by the coding sequence ATGACTACCGAGCAAAAAACACTTGATATTAGTCAAACAGAAATGAGCCTGCAAGAATTAGCGCATCTCATTGATGAAGGCAAAGAAATTTTATTGATAAATGATAGAAAACCGCTAGCTCGTATAGTTCCGATTATCGAACATAATACACCCCGAATAGCTGGATTACATCCAGGTGCAATATCAACAAGTAATGATTTTGATGAACCATTATCCGAAGAATTTTGGATAGCAGGTGCATGA
- a CDS encoding type II toxin-antitoxin system VapC family toxin, producing the protein MKLLFDTHTFIWWDSQPNNLSQTALTLLQDRSNILLLSVISIWEMQIKLQLGKITLNSPLLEIIENQQKTNQIEVLTVKLTHVLALDSLPIVHKDPFDRLLIAQANVENAALVSCDPIVAQYPVNVIW; encoded by the coding sequence ATGAAATTATTGTTTGATACTCATACTTTTATTTGGTGGGATAGTCAGCCGAACAATCTCTCACAAACAGCTTTGACACTGTTGCAAGATAGGTCAAATATTTTGCTCCTGAGTGTAATCAGTATTTGGGAGATGCAAATTAAATTACAGCTAGGTAAAATAACGCTAAATAGCCCTTTGTTAGAAATTATTGAAAATCAGCAAAAAACTAATCAAATAGAGGTGCTAACTGTAAAGCTAACTCATGTTTTAGCATTGGATAGCTTACCAATTGTTCACAAAGATCCTTTCGATCGCTTATTGATTGCACAAGCGAATGTGGAAAATGCTGCCTTAGTTAGTTGCGATCCAATTGTTGCCCAATATCCAGTAAATGTGATTTGGTAA
- a CDS encoding type II toxin-antitoxin system VapC family toxin encodes MERKPPVVDTGFIVALVNRADTMHGNVTKVYLQQQQILLPQTVLTEVAYLVGREAGVATVVAFLRGLSASRFHLVALTDADLLRTAEILDEYSDSRVDFVDATVMSVAERFGSTKILTLDQRDFRLFRPRHCKSFEILP; translated from the coding sequence ATGGAAAGAAAACCACCTGTAGTTGATACGGGTTTTATTGTAGCTTTAGTTAACCGTGCAGATACAATGCACGGGAATGTGACTAAGGTTTACTTACAGCAACAACAAATTTTATTACCACAAACAGTATTAACTGAAGTTGCTTATTTGGTGGGACGTGAAGCTGGTGTAGCGACAGTTGTAGCTTTCTTAAGAGGATTATCTGCAAGCAGATTTCATTTAGTAGCTTTAACAGATGCAGATTTATTGCGTACAGCAGAAATTTTGGATGAATATAGTGATAGTCGAGTTGATTTTGTTGATGCAACTGTGATGTCTGTGGCAGAACGTTTTGGAAGTACGAAAATATTAACTTTAGATCAACGCGATTTTAGATTATTTCGACCTCGACATTGTAAGAGTTTTGAGATTTTGCCTTGA
- a CDS encoding dynamin family protein translates to MIINFRRYREQQGMSPQEVASRLGISVDQVKHGEQFPAKVPMGLAIKWLQVLGVDLATAMSEETPPLQGIEPGFPYAELYRRLNLLDQYINETPPFDEFDFPTKPKLPLPNDVQRQIQDYYQKPNVVLTGGFDTGKSHLANSILGSKNSPESYQPATKLITIIRHIGNRPHWFNADVWIIDENFWLDEHGKHTIDLKLLDNRKHCEKHRLYSGSFDILEKYGVHKYDNSKTEIGGHTAIVYLDSPLLKACNLIDLPGYSDQPDEISKDVEKANSATQIADILIYTSLAKGHINGQDMPRLTNLLRLLPTPENECQNFPTLGNLFIVATHADPSISNTELPNILNNASARLYNHLNETAIQKRREAIKREIILDDVRKQFFTFWTERPDRCQRLFDELTKVLAEYYPESIQCRVDREINAIKNDNKNLCAEQIEQYQQTLANIEESRKVLKEAEANEPARQREMQQRRNYVRKRIKELEQDTEKSFQRYAESVINVNSIEQTIRKRYNNKKEAQEYVAGYLVDLLQSNLESLISTNSEKLRAEIDTFLEGYPQLKLPKKDGVDVSIPFDTKGAFLGGIAGLGAYGALAAWAAGLGNLGGYILVAKLVSLLSALGISIGGGTAAVISFVAAIGGPIVLGIGLAAGLASLIFGLFGEAWQSRLAKQIVKYFEEQDVYGKLLRGNKQYWRDTATAFEKGAEAVEAAWKENLEHLREITSPETQSRERIEEIIKKLEVLRNFFADIPWTLQGED, encoded by the coding sequence ATGATTATTAATTTTCGACGATATCGTGAACAACAGGGCATGAGTCCACAAGAAGTTGCTAGTCGGCTCGGAATATCTGTAGATCAAGTTAAGCATGGCGAACAGTTTCCGGCAAAAGTCCCGATGGGGCTGGCAATCAAATGGTTACAAGTCTTAGGGGTCGATCTCGCAACTGCGATGTCAGAAGAAACACCTCCACTCCAAGGAATTGAACCTGGTTTTCCTTATGCTGAACTTTATCGGAGGCTGAATTTACTGGATCAGTATATCAATGAAACTCCGCCTTTCGATGAATTTGATTTTCCAACGAAGCCGAAGCTACCTCTACCTAATGATGTCCAAAGACAAATTCAGGACTATTACCAAAAACCTAATGTTGTTCTAACCGGAGGATTTGACACAGGAAAATCTCATCTAGCAAATAGTATTTTAGGAAGTAAAAATTCACCTGAAAGCTATCAGCCTGCTACGAAATTGATTACAATTATTCGTCATATTGGGAATCGTCCTCATTGGTTTAATGCCGATGTTTGGATTATTGATGAAAACTTTTGGCTAGATGAACATGGTAAACATACTATTGATTTAAAACTCTTAGACAATCGCAAACATTGCGAAAAGCACCGTTTGTATTCTGGCTCCTTCGATATTCTCGAAAAGTATGGTGTACACAAATATGACAATAGTAAAACCGAGATAGGCGGGCATACTGCTATAGTTTATCTAGATTCGCCATTGCTAAAAGCTTGCAACCTGATCGATCTGCCAGGTTATTCTGATCAACCTGATGAAATTTCAAAAGATGTTGAGAAAGCTAATAGCGCAACTCAGATTGCAGATATCTTGATTTACACTTCACTTGCGAAAGGTCACATCAATGGTCAAGATATGCCCCGACTTACAAATTTGCTGCGTTTACTGCCTACTCCAGAAAATGAATGCCAAAATTTTCCGACTCTAGGTAATCTGTTTATTGTAGCGACACACGCCGATCCAAGCATTTCTAATACTGAGCTTCCCAATATCCTCAATAATGCGTCAGCTAGACTTTATAACCACCTGAATGAAACTGCAATACAGAAGCGCCGGGAGGCAATAAAACGGGAGATTATTCTGGATGATGTGCGAAAGCAATTTTTTACATTCTGGACAGAAAGACCCGATCGCTGTCAACGTTTATTTGATGAGTTAACCAAAGTACTTGCTGAGTATTATCCTGAATCAATCCAGTGTCGGGTCGATCGAGAAATTAATGCCATCAAAAATGATAATAAAAACCTATGTGCTGAACAAATTGAGCAATATCAGCAAACTCTTGCCAATATAGAAGAGTCTCGAAAAGTCCTTAAAGAAGCCGAGGCTAATGAACCTGCCCGTCAACGAGAAATGCAGCAAAGGCGCAATTATGTTAGAAAACGCATCAAGGAGTTAGAACAAGATACCGAAAAATCATTTCAGAGGTATGCAGAATCAGTAATCAATGTAAATTCTATAGAGCAAACTATCCGCAAGAGATATAACAATAAGAAAGAAGCGCAAGAATATGTGGCTGGTTATTTAGTGGATCTCTTACAAAGTAATTTGGAAAGTTTGATCAGCACCAATTCGGAAAAATTAAGGGCTGAAATAGACACTTTTTTAGAAGGATATCCACAGCTTAAACTCCCCAAAAAAGATGGAGTAGATGTATCTATTCCCTTCGATACAAAAGGAGCTTTTCTAGGTGGAATAGCTGGATTAGGTGCGTATGGTGCTTTAGCTGCTTGGGCAGCAGGTCTTGGTAATCTTGGTGGCTATATTTTAGTAGCAAAATTAGTCAGTCTTTTGTCTGCACTTGGTATTAGTATTGGTGGTGGAACAGCAGCAGTAATTTCTTTTGTTGCTGCTATCGGTGGCCCGATCGTTCTAGGAATCGGTTTAGCTGCTGGACTGGCTTCCTTAATATTTGGCTTATTTGGGGAAGCTTGGCAAAGTCGTTTAGCAAAACAAATTGTTAAATACTTTGAAGAACAGGATGTTTATGGAAAGTTACTCAGAGGAAACAAACAGTATTGGCGAGATACAGCTACAGCTTTTGAAAAAGGTGCTGAAGCAGTAGAAGCTGCCTGGAAAGAAAATCTTGAGCATTTGCGTGAGATCACTTCTCCTGAAACTCAGTCAAGAGAGCGTATTGAGGAAATTATTAAAAAACTGGAGGTACTGCGAAATTTTTTCGCCGACATTCCCTGGACTCTACAGGGAGAAGATTAG
- a CDS encoding NB-ARC domain-containing protein, with amino-acid sequence MDISEILQLADEVIFIKTGQHLDYLQEAILRGTLQGQKYWKIAEETHASEGHIRDVASELWKVLSDVMGERVSKSSFRTKVEQSLLSNVASPFGKNILRIGNVNICPQNSQTSQPAPKTEQTSTQPHIDLGDAPEIFSFFDRTTQLTTLETWILQQHSRLIAILGISGIGKTTLSLKLIEQIKHNFEYIIYRSLRFSPTLETTLTNLLQIFAPKSETPQNIETQLSQLINYLRQHRCLIILDDIHTIFSSKQLAGQYQTGYENYHLFFKLITQVNHQSCLIVNSWEKPREVAQLKKENNAINCLLLEGLGETAKKILREQELLDEECWQTLIDKYQGNPLWLEFTSHLIKELFAGKVSEFLQCDTLILSESLQAQLDQQFQRLTPEEIAVMIQLANENEPVTLADLIKNINLPTSELLNAIQSLGMRLLLDTKEEDRTRFFSLNAVLKQYIKNRYTERNNYYLPNPIANV; translated from the coding sequence ATGGACATCTCGGAAATATTACAACTTGCTGACGAGGTAATTTTTATCAAAACAGGACAGCATTTAGATTATCTGCAAGAAGCTATACTCAGAGGTACTCTACAAGGTCAGAAATATTGGAAAATTGCAGAAGAAACTCATGCAAGTGAAGGTCATATTAGGGATGTTGCTTCAGAATTATGGAAAGTACTTTCGGACGTAATGGGAGAAAGAGTTAGTAAATCAAGTTTTAGAACTAAAGTTGAACAATCTTTACTTTCAAATGTTGCGTCACCTTTTGGAAAGAATATTTTAAGAATTGGTAACGTCAATATTTGTCCGCAAAATTCTCAAACTTCACAACCTGCACCAAAAACAGAACAAACCTCAACTCAACCGCACATCGACTTAGGCGACGCACCGGAAATTTTCAGTTTTTTCGATCGCACAACCCAACTAACCACTCTAGAAACCTGGATATTACAACAACACTCACGCCTCATCGCAATTTTAGGAATCAGTGGAATCGGCAAAACCACCCTTTCACTAAAACTAATAGAACAAATAAAACATAACTTTGAATACATCATTTATCGCAGTCTGCGCTTTTCCCCAACCCTAGAAACAACCCTCACCAACCTACTACAAATCTTCGCGCCAAAATCAGAAACTCCCCAAAACATTGAAACCCAACTTTCCCAACTTATCAACTATCTCCGCCAGCATCGCTGTTTAATAATTCTTGATGATATACATACCATTTTCAGCAGCAAACAACTTGCTGGACAATATCAAACTGGTTACGAAAATTATCACTTATTTTTTAAATTAATTACCCAAGTTAATCATCAAAGTTGTTTGATAGTCAATTCTTGGGAAAAACCTAGAGAAGTAGCGCAATTGAAAAAAGAAAATAACGCCATAAATTGTTTATTGTTAGAAGGTTTAGGAGAAACTGCTAAAAAAATCCTTAGAGAACAAGAATTATTAGATGAAGAATGTTGGCAAACTTTGATCGATAAATATCAAGGTAATCCTCTGTGGTTAGAATTCACCTCTCACCTAATTAAAGAGTTATTTGCCGGAAAAGTGTCTGAGTTTTTGCAATGCGATACTCTGATTTTAAGCGAATCTTTGCAAGCACAACTCGATCAACAATTCCAGCGTCTCACACCAGAAGAAATTGCCGTAATGATTCAGCTAGCTAACGAAAATGAGCCTGTTACTTTAGCAGATCTCATCAAAAATATAAACTTACCAACTTCAGAATTATTAAATGCAATACAATCATTGGGAATGCGATTGTTATTGGATACAAAAGAAGAGGATCGGACA